Part of the Lotus japonicus ecotype B-129 chromosome 6, LjGifu_v1.2 genome, CCACTTCATTATTTGGACAGCGGACGGAGCGGAATCAGTTATAACTTTTTTCTCCCTATATTAccctttctattttttattgttttaccaaaactttcgaaaaataattatcatctttttcacaGCAAGAAATTTATCTTCCCATTTTTGTAATAAAGTAGAAATTTATAttctcattttattttactttttttaattcaattatttACTGCCAGcggttaatttaaaaaaaaaggaaagaacaCAGTGAACGTCAAAGAAAAAGAACGCAGTAAGCCAGCAAGCAACCTTTGAATTCAATTTCCATGTGCAGCTTgtatgatgaagaaaaaaacaaatatgatAAATTTATCTTCCCATTTTTGTTATAAAGTAGAGAATAGTTATAAATTTAGCCGGGTCAGTAactttgaagagaaaaaaacatAAACGAATGAGTTTTGCATGGTGGAAAGATGATAATATGAACACCGAAAAAAGTCCAAAAATATGAAGCTTTTTTCACAATTGAGGCAAAATCAAGCAAGTAAAGGGAGAAGAGTGGGGTAAATACATGGGGTTATGGAGGGAGTTACATACACAAGGGTAAAAgagtattttaataattttattagaCTTCAGTTTTTTGCTCCATCCCATTCCTCCTAAATTTGGGGGGAACAAAAGTGGGGGAAATTAGTGGTATCTGATGGAATGTGTGCCACTAGGATCCATCCCTTTCCATCCATTTTTAATTAATCCAAACAAAGGACCTCTTGCTCCATCCCCTCCACTCCATTCCACTCCATCACCTTCCCCCAATCCAAACGAAGCCTTAGAGAAGTTGTGAAGCAGGTTATTGCTCAACAGTCCACCACATCAGTAGTTCTATATTCAAGAAATCAGTCCACCCCCCAAAAGGGCAATTccaaaaaatttaagaaaaaggATGAGAGAAGATAACACTTAGTTCATGTTTCCACAGTTTTGACATAAAGGAACTCAGGTTATATGCTTGAATCCACTCAAAAGTAACTCCAGGTAAGATATATTCATTGTAACACGAGAACATAACCAAATACCAAATGCTCTCAAAAAACAATGAATCTGTTGCATAAAGATATTTGTGCAACGGATAAAGCTCCTCTAGAGAGGGAGGCTCTCTGTAAAGTGAAAAAGGATGAATCCACTATTGATTTAGTTTAAAGTGAAAAAGGATGCATCCACTTTAGTGGAGCTTTTTCCTGTGAGCAACATATATGATTGGTACTGGGAACAAGGCTACACTCACATAGTTCATTTTTTAACAAACATGTTAGCTGCTAAGTGCTAACATTAGGTGTTAAAACAAACTAAGCATTTTATGATTGTATCTAGAAATTCAGatgaataataatatttaagagAAAGAAGCAATCTAAAAACTACCATCCAAAAGCACTACAGGTAGAAAACAAGCACAAAAGTACTTGCTTAGTAATCCAATTGAAAATTGAAGCCTAACATTTCCCCAGTCATGTCATGAATCAAAATTTAGAATGTCAACTACAATTATTCCTCACATCATGATCTAGAAACCAAACTCATAACTAGATCTTATAGCGTTAGAAAAATACTGAAAAGATGCTTGAGCATTGTAACTGGAATAACaatagagaagagaaaaagggAAATACCTGATGGGATCATGGTACTTAGATTCTGGGTATTTTTTATAAAACTTTTTCACATAAACATCCTCAGGAAGAGTGATGGTCTGAACTTTTTCCCCAGCTCGAGGAAATGTTGCAGGTGGTGCTCTGGTAACCACAATCAAAACAAAATATTGAGTTTTCACCTTACGGCAGAAAAGATTAACACTGCTTAAATAAATTATCTAAATAAAAATTCAGTTGCAAAACATGGCATCAAACTCAAAGTTTAGTGTTGACCAAGACTGGGAAATATGAACATTACAAGCACCATAACTCCTGGTGGTGTGAACGCGGGAAAAAAAAGTTAAGAAACAATCTTTGAAAAACTATACCTTTTTGGAGAAAATGAAGCGTCTTTGTTTACAACCCAGATGGGAGCTTCACAAATAGCACAAGAAAATACtgaatagaaaataaaagacGCCAATTAACTGCAAGTGAGAGCTAAAAAGAAAGATTAGGAGATTAACTGTTCCATTGCTTTGAGCCACACAGGTTCTGCCTTGGCCAAACCCTTCACAAGCTTCCTGGTTCGAGAAAGCAAATCTCCTTTCATAAACGACATTGTTTAAACTTTCTTTGCTCTTCGTGCTTTCTGTTGCTAGCTGCTACAATGTCCCTCTTGATATTGCTAGCTACAAGAACCATAAATAAACTAAGATGGTAGAAGAACATAGCTGAGTGCCTGAGTCACTAAAATCATACTGGGGTTTTTAAGTGAATCTGGTTCATTGACTGCCCATCTGAACCGGTTCAAATAAAGTTAGCTTTCATGCAAGATTtttataagattttaaaaaattaaattcttaaATATACACATATTACACCTATGAAGATTAGGGGTGTTCACAGtctggattggttcggttttgagGTAAAAATTCATCTGATTATTTTTACACCACAAAAACTATAAGCCTATGCACATGTAATGTACACTAGGCACTTTTTATTGCGAGACGATATGACTATTATGAACCTCAAACCTAAGTCCATCTAAATTTGAGGTCTTACCATCTTGGAAGCTATTATTTTCTACCTGATCCATGTTCCATAAGAACCCATAACCAATAACTGAAACAATAAAACCCTCTAGGATATCATTTCCATCAGAATTCCACCAAGAAGCAATCAACATTTAACATACATTACATACATACAAGGTGAAAGTCAAGTAACAAGCATAAAGTTGCAAAATGAATAGCATATGCAATATGATTTCAAAATCAACAGTGGTTACTCAATGAATAGCATATAGTGAAAAACAAAAGTGAAAGTATGGTAACAGAACAATAACATTGGTTAGTGAGTCTTACTCGCGGTGGTAGGACGACGAAGGGCGGCGAGGCAGAGAGAGTGAGTGATCTCCTCACCGGAAACAAGGTGACAATGGGGATGGACGGCAAAACCCTTTTCTTCAAATTGCTCGAGACTGCTGGAAACGAACGTGCTGGGAGTGGCGatcagagagagagagctgcAAGGAGGATTGGATTTCACACCCcactcattagaaatgtcaccccaatTAAAACACTTTCGAAAACTtaatttccgaaatatttcggaactTTAAAATCCGAAGTATTTTCTCACtcaaaaatggggtgttacattgtattTTGCACTATTGGATATaaaaatcacgaattaatttcggaacTTAAAATCCAAAAATGGAGGGTATGAAATCTAGTAGTGGGGTGAGAAATCTAACCCCCGCAAGGGGTTAAACGTTCAAGAGTTGGGTTGGTTTTATTCTTACATCGTAAATATAAATTGCACTCTCGAGAAATTGATCGATATACCTTCGAGTTAGGTTGGGTTTGAGATAAAATACCAAAATGATTTAATGAAATTGGTTTATTTGATTTATGATTGGGTTGACAATTAGTATAGTACTCGCCCTCCTCTCGTATTTTTCAAAAGTACTATATCCGGTCTCACACCCGCTTGGGTAAGTCCAaggacctccccctacccaactcatatgtcccctaactcttaccacttgagctatcttaCGAAGACGTATTCGTAACCTTTATAACATCTTAGTATTTATATGTATAATGTTTGTATCCGTATTTATTATTCCATGGTCGTGTATACATTTTGGGGTCTAGCGAAAATACTATACTAAATTTTTTTACAAGAATcttaaaagaaatttaatatatcatataaactatcaaaaaaaaaatttattataaaaagGAATTTAATAGATCAAGGGAATAAGGAAGAATGGAAAATCTAGTGATGGGAGTAAGAGGGGAAAAATATTATTGCTTGCTGGAAAATTATTTCCTGATGAGAGAAGTCACCTGGTGAAAAGTCGGAAAAGTCGGATGAGCAACAAATTGCCTTATGCTGTGTATATTTCAGATATTTTTTGGTACCCCTTTATAAGTGAAGGGTTTTATACCTTTTATTCATGTTTTCTtcacaataaatttttttaagtttaCAAATTAGTTTTTTATATGGTAAAAAAGTGCTATACTCTCTTAATTTTAATAGATACTGGATCAACGCCCCATTTTAAGATCAATTTTACTGATGAGAGTGCTATTAAACCTTCTTGGCATGAGAATAGTATTGGGAAATATATATTCTGGCTAAAATGAACATTGTTGGACAAAGATGATACCAATTACAAGTATAAAAGTGATCGTGTTTCCTCTCAAGCTAAATATTAATCTAATGTCCCTAACCATGATCCATCTCTATCTACTCCAATTGGTTATTGACAAATTTGACAATCTTAAAAATCTAATGGTAGATATGCATGAGCAAAACCATGTCTTCCATTTGATAATTTGGATGCTCGCATAAAGGCGTTCGAAGAGTCATCTTATTCAAGGGATTCTCAGATGTttggttgttatattttgttgTTCTGAATTTTAAGACCTTTATGGATTTGGAACTGTAGTTTGATTTGTATGGCCGGTGGTATTCTGGAAAGTATGCACTTTTTAATATCATATTTATTGTAAGTGATAGATAGTACATGGCTTTGTGAAAATGGGGTTCATAACCCAATCTTACGTTTTATTAAACTTTTGGCTGTTCACACATTCCACCTGTTAAAAAAACAATAGGAGAATATGgggaaatgaaaagaaagagactTTTCATCTAATAAACAAGTACAGCATCATATGTCCCTAACGTTATCAGATATACTTCCTTTGATCCTTCAcatttacatcatatttctcactttcttcctttttttttcaatgtacAAGCTTGTTAAAGTTAAGCAGTACCTAAGCTGTATAGGTTGGGAGGGGAACATAGTTGAGAGTGAAATTATGTTGAGATAAGATTCAAAGCTCATGGTTAACAGGTGTCTGAGCATTACTAAGATGGTGGGGGCTTGAAGAAACAGGGTCTTCGATGGGTTTATTTCCCATATCCTTAGTTCTGTGAAGGAGGAATGTCCCAGATAAAATTGTGACAAACCCACACAATTCAGTAGCAATCTGCGATGCGTTTTGTGTGTCCCATTCCTGCAGCATAATTAACCATTCACTAACTTGTTATTGTACAAGTATTATAAGGTCATGATGCAACAAACTATTctcaaggaaaaaataaaaaaaattgagtgtGAACATTTTGATAACTTACAAAGTTACTGTGAGTGCTGCCCTCCCAGAATTGACCAATAAGTAATTGCATAGAGTAATAGAATTGACTTTCTAGTAACAAGTTTTAATATTTGCATTTTAGTGGTCGATAAGTAAAAGGCAGCACAACCCTCTGAATTAAAAGGACATGAGAGAGTCTAATTTATCTCATGGGGCTACTTTAACCAAGGTCAACTAACAGTGTTTAAAAAGCAAATTGATAATTAACCCTTTTCTTTACCAAAAATTTTATGATTTCGCATGAGGTAAGTTAGAGAAATCCTTTAATAATACTCTCTATTTATGATTTCGCAACCAATATTCTTACTACAATTGGTTAAGATGTTTACCTCTTTATAGTCCACTAGCATATAGCCAATCAATTTTAAGACTAGTGCAGAAAAGCCTAAGAAAGCTATAAAACTACACAGAAATTATGAATAACTTGGTCAATAATGACCTAAATGAAAATATTCTGAATGGCAAATATTGAATGTGACATGGAAGGTAACAAGTCACCTTAAACATGATCATGCTGGCAATGATGGTGAATGATGTAAACATTACATAGTAAACTGGTGATATGACAGCAGTATTAAAGATGTCCAGAGCCTGCAAACGTGTTTTCCAAGTTAAATACATAACATTACAAAACAGCTGGTAAAGTAAACCTTTTAcatatttcattcattttaAAGCTAAAATAAAAAGTGCTTAGAAGAAGAAGTAGAGTTTAATTGCAAGGACACTCAAGATTAATGACCCCAACCATGCCTTAATTGTGAGTTAAAAAGAAATGTCTTTTTAGAATGAGGGTTTAATTGCTGGATTGAGGCATTGTATACATGGGAAAGGATATGAAATCAGCTCCTACCTCTGCCTACAAAGGTTTTGCCTCTTGATTTTCCATCAATTAGAGAACACAAAGAAAGAAGGGGAAGAACATGGAAAAGTTGTCTTTCTTTGTTCACTTCAATTTTACAAGGACTAAGGTATCAAATTTTTCACCCAAGATAATGGTTAGTCATTCTATTTTATCTTACCAGTGAAAATTGTGAATCCTGAAGATCCTTCTTCTACATAATTTCATCTTAAAATTATTACAATAAGGCCAAATTGCAAAAGCTTACCTTGTTCAAATAGTTAATTTGCATAAGGCAAAATCCTATCACGATCATCGTAAAGAACCAAGTCTCAAAGTAAATAAATTGATTCATCCCTTCAAATGTAAGCTTCAAAGCTATTCCCACTGCTTTGACACTCATAACCTGTGCAAAATCTAGGATCAGCAGTAAGTTTGTGGGCATTCATGATACGTATGAGCATTGAATATTAGAACATGTAATTAATACCGTGAGTGAGCCCGTGAGTGAACATATTCCAATATATACGATCATATGGCTCTGCCCATGGCTATGCGAATAACGAAAAATAAGGACAGAAACCAGTATCACCACAATGCAAGTGTATACAATAAATCCTGCTCATTGACAAAAAATTATAATCTTAGGTCCTTAGCTTTATAGAAAGCCAGAAATGAATGCCTTGAATTCAAGAAAATAAGGCCTAATGcattttatataaaaatcatGATAACAAATGGTTTCTAATTGCGGTTGCGGTTATTCCCGAAATTGCATACGACCACAATGGTGGTCGTGATGCCGTTACGGGGACTACAAATCCCTTTATTTGAGGCAGCAATTGCAATTGTGAACCGCAAATTAAAACCCAAAGACCATAGACGGAACTAGGTAGGGGGAAATAGGGCAGTTTCCTCCGAAGAGGAAAATTTTCCTTAATAAAATAGTATTTACATGTTGTGTTCCCCTCTTCAAATTTTCGAACTGTCTCTTTTAATTAGTAACTGTTAATTTCACTTAATGTTTAAATTTCTACCTCCATTATCCATTTTTCCTAGTTTCGTCCCTCTACCTGTGACAACCCACGTAACTCGAGCAGTTTAGACTTCAAATGTACCTGGTTCTGTAGCAAGCTGCCACACTTCCTTTACAGAGTGAATGTCTTTCTCTTGTGGTGCATGCAGAACAATAGTTGTGGATCCCACCATACAGAGAGCACATCCAAGCACGCCAAATATGTGCAATTTCTCTTCCAATATGAAGTGAGCTAGCACTGCACTGCATCATGATATGGGGTTGTAACTGTTTCAATTGCGCAGGGTTTACAATTTTGTGAACAAGGTTATGTTGCTTACCTGAAAATCACACTCAAAGCTCCCAAAGGAGTAACAAGGATTGCAGGTGCAAATGCATAAGCCGCAAAATTGGCTATTTCTCCAACAATCACTGCAAAAACATTATGTAATTTAGCAGAAACTACCAAAATTCAGCCATGCCTTGGTGAATTTTTTTAAGATCACGGGCACAAAAACAAGAAACCTGTGTGGAACAACTTATTTAAACTTAACTTATAGCATAAAAGCTGATGCAAGTGCTTGGATAAGCTtttgaaaatagcttatgacctacatataagctgttttgagctaaTTTTCCTAAGATACTCAtgttagcttatgaataagcacatATACGGTATTCTGAGCTAATTTTCTCAATTTATGATATAAGCGCTTATAAAAAAGCTCCCGAACGCAAATTAGCACAGATACAAATTCAAAATTCTTTGAGTTGTACTGTATTTGGGAATTCTGAGCTATTGAAAGGCTTAGAGATATTCATATATTATTAGAACTCAGGCAGCACCTAACTCCACCCAAAAGCTAGTTTAGAGTTGAGGATTGTCCTCCATTTTAATCAAGTCACTATAACTCTAATCATTGTGAAACTTAACATATATAGAGCACAAGAATGATTGCTTAAAGATAAATTAGGTTCTACATGATTGAAACAAAATTGATTGGAATATAAATTATGAAAACCACTCACTTGAAATCATTCCACCCCACCACCACGGTTCCAACAGATACGAATGCCCTCCCGTGGCTGATCAAATCAAAGCAAAATAATCATAACATTAAACAGAAAATGACACTTTTTTAACAACCCAAATGAAAGTTAAAAATGATATGAGAGGTGAACCTGCTCTTGTCCCATTATTTGCAGCATTTTTAAGACCCATTTTCTTAATTATGAAGCTAGACCCAATGAAAATGCTGGATGACAGAGCCAACACAAGGCCAATTACATTGTCATTGGATATCCCCATGATGTATCTCGAAcataagaaggaaaaaaaaagttgatacCCAATAGGCTAGGAACTGAAATAATCAAGCTTGCAGGGCCAAGATGTTAAGAAATCCAACGCCCCTTTACCTATGATCATGAATataaatgaaaaggaaaataagtgaaaaataaaaaaaatggaaagTCACATATGCAAAATGTAACGCATTGATTGACAAgaatacacacatatatatatgtacCTTATTCTTGGCACCCTGCAAACAAGTATTGTTGCTAAAAccccattttcattttcatgggATCATAAAAAAGAAGGTACAACAGTTAGGGTTCTTAGAGCATGAAATTTGAGGTTGTTATGTTGGGGGCGTTCTCTCCAAAGAGGGAGAGAATTGAGACGCAAGAGGCAACGGTAAACTCGTTACCTATGCGTCGTCCCAGGGGAAAAATGACAACTGCAACACCACTTTTTAATTCATTTCCTATGCAAATGTAGAATGACCATCATATCCCCGTGTTGCCCTTTTCTTAGCCCCTTCATCTTTATGTATTTATAAACGATTCACGCTTGAATGTTGTGTTAGGACATTTCCCACCAACATGGCGTGAATAATAATCTATACACAACAACTAATAACATAACGGTACGCCTTCATCTCCGAAACAAATAAATTGTTTTCTAGGTTATTCCCGTCAATTTAATTACACAAGTTACGTCATGAAATTTCACATTCGACGTAGGTAAATCTCATACGTTATTTCAACGTCTTGTTAAAATAATTGTGCGGCGCACCAATCGtgtcaaaaaaattcaaaaaagtcACGCAATAAAATATTGTACAACGCTAAATTATAgagattaaataaataaaactatttttttaattcggGGTCTTACATGTGCGACCACACCTTCTCATCTCTCTAGCAAATCTTCCTTCCCACCATCAAACTGCAGCTGACCCTTTCTTCCctttttcactatggatggccCAAGGCGAGAATCAATACCCAAACCCTCTCCatacctcttttttttttttgtcaaatatgTATGAAATAAAACCTCAAGGGTTACCCAACGAACAATTACATCATGCGAGAACTAGTCTCTAAGAGTGCTACACAATGcacaaaaacatataaaagtgAAGAACAAGCATGCCCACCCAAGCATGCCCTCTCCATACCTCTTGACTTCCGTCAGTTCTTAATATGATGTTATGTGATCGTAAACTTTGGGGCCTACCTGGGTCacaacatatattttttttttttcagtaagGCCACGATCATCATGCGAGACCAGTCGCGAGTATAACCTTTTGCTGCTGCCAGTAAACGATTCAACCATCACTAGTTATTGAATTTCACCaatgaatttatttttatttttacggGAAATCTAAAACTAAAAAAGTAACATGAGAAATGCCAGAGTAACATATTCCACGCTCATTTTGATTCATAAGTAATTAATGTAATAAACCAAGAAGTTGAATAACGACTCTATATTCATTCTACATTTATTCGTGGAAAAAATGTAAAAGAAATTTGATGTGTAAATGCGACAAGAATTACAGACACAACAGTTCATTTGGATCATGTGCCCATACGATTTTGCGTATAACTctagtacaaaaaaaaaacactcatcTTCACGTAGCCTCTGAAGTGACTGAAGAGTTACTTTCAAAGGAATCTGGAAAACGCAGGCCGAGCAGGTCAATAAGAATTTTATGTGATGAACAATGAGGGCGAAAATTTAACACTTGAATAAAATCAATAATGACTAATTGAATAATGGGCAAATACACTATCAAAATTTTGCTCTACAAAAACATTTCTCTTTGGAGCGACTGCCCCATCTACCTAAGTCTGTCGACAATGCCATGACCCAAGGATAACATCAGCAGAGAAAGCAGAACTTTAGAATCAAACAACCAACAGATCCCAAAGAATGTTCTCCTACCCAATGCTACACACTATGTACAAAAAAAGGTTGGCTATACCCAAAAATCTGCAGAAACAAGTCTAATCATTCATTACAGAAGTCTTCCTCAGCTGTTCGAGGCAAAAGAATAAGCTGTCCTTCTAAGTGCATTAACTGTAAATGGACTTTGCTTTCATAAAAGAATTAGATGGTTACTACCATGTCATGAAAGTGAAATTCCAAATTTATCAAGAACATTCCAAACCTGTCCTTTCAGTCATGTTTGTCCTCTGCCGCCTGAGACATCTATTA contains:
- the LOC130722915 gene encoding probable magnesium transporter NIPA1 — encoded protein: MGISNDNVIGLVLALSSSIFIGSSFIIKKMGLKNAANNGTRAATGGHSYLLEPWWWGGMISMIVGEIANFAAYAFAPAILVTPLGALSVIFSAVLAHFILEEKLHIFGVLGCALCMVGSTTIVLHAPQEKDIHSVKEVWQLATEPGFIVYTCIVVILVSVLIFRYSHSHGQSHMIVYIGICSLTGSLTVMSVKAVGIALKLTFEGMNQFIYFETWFFTMIVIGFCLMQINYLNKALDIFNTAVISPVYYVMFTSFTIIASMIMFKEWDTQNASQIATELCGFVTILSGTFLLHRTKDMGNKPIEDPVSSSPHHLSNAQTPVNHEL